A genomic region of Candidatus Methylomirabilota bacterium contains the following coding sequences:
- a CDS encoding aspartyl protease family protein — protein sequence MKRLTSTTALALLGALAAGEASAQTYRWTDERGQVNYSQGIDSIPERFRPTAQYLSSPPVAPVPAVTVPGARPPTPTAVGAAQIRFVPGQPIVVNARINETGSVRLLLDTGASVTTISPRVLAQLGVSSREALRGSIRGVTGTASALFVMVNSIDVNGAKAGPIRVVSHDVELGQGEGLLGRDYLDRFIVNIDNQLGILTLTPR from the coding sequence ATGAAGCGGCTCACCAGCACCACCGCGCTCGCGCTCCTGGGGGCGCTCGCGGCCGGAGAGGCCTCCGCCCAGACCTACCGGTGGACGGACGAGCGGGGGCAAGTCAACTACAGCCAGGGGATCGACAGCATTCCCGAGCGCTTCCGGCCCACCGCGCAGTACTTGAGCTCGCCGCCCGTGGCCCCCGTGCCCGCGGTCACCGTGCCCGGCGCCCGGCCCCCCACACCGACAGCGGTCGGCGCGGCGCAGATCCGATTCGTTCCAGGGCAGCCCATCGTCGTGAACGCGCGCATCAACGAGACGGGGAGCGTGCGGCTGCTCCTCGACACCGGCGCGTCCGTCACCACGATCAGCCCGCGCGTGCTCGCCCAGCTGGGCGTCTCCAGCCGCGAAGCGCTCCGGGGCTCCATCCGCGGCGTCACCGGCACCGCCAGCGCGCTCTTCGTGATGGTCAACTCCATCGACGTCAACGGCGCCAAGGCGGGCCCCATCCGCGTGGTCTCCCACGACGTGGAGCTGGGCCAGGGTGAGGGGCTGCTCGGCCGCGACTATCTCGACCGCTTCATCGTCAACATCGACAACCAGCTCGGCATCCTCACGCTCACGCCGCGGTAG
- the ileS gene encoding isoleucine--tRNA ligase — MDYKDTLNLPKTSFPMKANLSTLEPELLARWKSMDIYGRIRKAAAARPLWIFHDGPPYANGHIHMGTALNKILKDLAVKAHSMLGYNAMFVPGWDCHGLPIEHGVDKALGLDDASGVDVRKAMDPVEKIRRCREYALEFLDIQREEFKRLGVFADWDNRYATLDPEYEAVIVREFGRFVGQGAVYKGLKPVHWCMHCKTALAQAEVEYEDETSTTVYVKFPVAAPSRGLAEALGGRKSSFVIWTTTPWTLPANLALAVHPTETYTALEVDGEWLIVARPLAVAVANLAGVAGRARGTSLALPGAALVGTQARHPWIARDSVVIGEDFVAMDAGTGLVHIAPGHGEEDYEAGRRAGLKIYNPVDDDGKFTAEVEHFAGQTVWEANPRIIDLLRERGALLAEMPVSHTYPHCWRCKNPTLFRATEQWFLSLDKTGLRQKALDAIRNDVRWIPEWGESRIYNMVAHRPDWVLSRQRVWGVPIVAFYCKKCGELLLEERVAEHVAGIFRAGRGIEEWYLRSERELLPPGTRCASCGGDDFRRETDILDVWVDSGCSHAAVLEARPDLRWPADLYLEGSDQHRGWFHSSLLEAIGTRGAPPYRTVLTHGFLVDGEGRKMSKSLGNYLTQEEVLPKYGAEVIRLWVAAEDYTEDIRLSEEILRHLADAYRRIRNTWRFLLGTLADFDPDRDRVSYDQMDELDRWALLRLGELITRVRRAYEEYQFHVVFHATHNFCAVDLSALYLDIIKDRLYASAPNDPRRRAAQTVCFEMLTALARLLAPVLTFTAEEVWGHIPGAGKPDSVHVTTFPEERGEWANERLAAEWDRLLEVRGEVSRALEAARKAGKIGKGIDALVFVTNAPEEQWRPLLTAKGETLLATLFNVSGVRLAGAPPAGQATAFESAEIPGLALAVVPAKALGWKKCERCWLWTARVGEDADHPTLCERCAPVVRSLR; from the coding sequence ATGGATTACAAGGACACGCTCAACCTTCCGAAGACGTCTTTTCCCATGAAGGCCAATCTCTCCACGCTCGAGCCCGAGCTGCTCGCGCGCTGGAAGAGCATGGACATCTATGGAAGGATCCGGAAGGCCGCCGCCGCCCGCCCGCTGTGGATCTTTCACGACGGACCGCCCTACGCGAACGGGCACATCCACATGGGGACGGCGCTGAACAAGATCCTCAAGGATCTCGCGGTGAAGGCCCACAGCATGCTGGGCTACAACGCCATGTTCGTCCCCGGTTGGGACTGCCACGGGTTGCCCATCGAGCACGGCGTGGACAAGGCGCTGGGCCTCGACGACGCCTCGGGCGTGGACGTGCGCAAGGCCATGGACCCGGTGGAGAAGATCCGCCGTTGCCGCGAGTACGCGCTTGAATTCCTCGACATTCAACGGGAGGAATTCAAGCGCCTGGGCGTGTTCGCGGACTGGGACAATCGCTACGCGACGCTCGATCCCGAGTACGAGGCGGTGATCGTCCGCGAGTTCGGGCGCTTCGTGGGGCAGGGCGCCGTCTACAAGGGCCTCAAGCCCGTGCACTGGTGCATGCACTGCAAGACCGCGCTCGCCCAGGCCGAGGTGGAGTACGAGGACGAGACGTCGACCACGGTGTACGTGAAGTTCCCAGTGGCCGCCCCCAGCCGGGGGCTCGCGGAGGCGCTGGGCGGCCGGAAGTCGTCCTTCGTCATCTGGACCACGACGCCCTGGACGCTGCCCGCCAATCTCGCCCTCGCCGTGCACCCCACCGAGACCTACACCGCGCTCGAGGTCGACGGCGAGTGGCTCATCGTCGCGCGCCCGCTGGCCGTGGCGGTGGCCAACCTGGCCGGCGTGGCTGGGCGGGCCCGCGGCACCAGTCTCGCGCTGCCGGGCGCGGCGCTGGTGGGCACGCAGGCCCGCCATCCGTGGATCGCGCGCGATTCCGTGGTGATCGGCGAGGACTTCGTGGCGATGGACGCGGGGACGGGGCTGGTCCACATCGCGCCCGGCCACGGTGAGGAGGACTACGAGGCGGGTCGACGGGCGGGACTCAAGATCTACAACCCGGTGGACGACGACGGGAAGTTCACCGCCGAGGTGGAGCACTTCGCCGGCCAGACGGTGTGGGAGGCGAACCCCAGGATCATCGACCTACTTCGCGAGCGCGGGGCATTGCTCGCCGAGATGCCGGTGAGCCATACCTATCCGCATTGCTGGCGCTGCAAGAACCCCACGCTGTTCCGCGCCACCGAGCAGTGGTTCCTCTCGCTGGACAAGACGGGGCTACGCCAGAAGGCGCTGGACGCCATCCGCAACGACGTCCGGTGGATCCCCGAGTGGGGGGAGTCGCGCATCTACAACATGGTGGCCCACCGGCCCGACTGGGTGCTCTCGCGCCAGCGTGTGTGGGGCGTGCCGATCGTCGCCTTCTACTGCAAGAAGTGCGGCGAGCTCCTCTTGGAAGAGCGCGTCGCCGAGCACGTGGCAGGGATCTTCCGCGCCGGACGCGGCATCGAGGAGTGGTATCTGCGCTCCGAGCGCGAGCTGTTGCCGCCGGGCACTCGCTGCGCCTCCTGCGGCGGCGACGACTTCCGGCGCGAGACGGACATCCTGGATGTGTGGGTGGACTCGGGCTGCAGCCACGCCGCCGTGCTGGAGGCGCGCCCGGACCTCCGCTGGCCCGCCGATCTCTACCTCGAGGGCTCCGACCAGCACCGCGGCTGGTTCCACTCCTCGCTGCTGGAGGCGATCGGGACGCGTGGAGCGCCGCCCTACCGGACCGTGCTCACCCACGGTTTCCTCGTGGACGGCGAGGGCCGCAAGATGTCGAAGTCCCTCGGCAACTACCTCACGCAGGAGGAAGTCCTGCCCAAGTACGGCGCCGAGGTGATCCGTCTCTGGGTGGCCGCCGAGGACTACACCGAGGACATCCGCCTCTCCGAGGAGATCCTGCGCCATCTCGCCGACGCCTACCGGCGCATCCGCAACACCTGGCGCTTCCTCCTCGGCACCCTCGCGGACTTCGATCCCGACCGTGACCGGGTGTCCTACGATCAGATGGACGAGCTGGACCGCTGGGCGCTGCTGCGGCTGGGGGAGCTGATCACGCGGGTCCGGCGCGCCTACGAGGAGTACCAGTTCCACGTGGTGTTCCACGCCACGCACAACTTCTGCGCGGTGGACCTCTCGGCGCTCTACCTCGACATCATCAAGGACCGCCTTTACGCCTCCGCGCCGAACGATCCGCGCCGGCGCGCCGCGCAGACCGTCTGCTTCGAGATGCTGACCGCCCTCGCGCGTCTCCTCGCCCCCGTGCTGACCTTCACCGCCGAGGAGGTCTGGGGGCACATTCCCGGGGCGGGGAAGCCCGACAGCGTGCACGTCACGACGTTCCCCGAGGAGCGCGGCGAGTGGGCCAACGAGCGGCTGGCCGCCGAGTGGGACCGCTTGCTCGAGGTGCGGGGCGAGGTGTCGCGGGCGCTGGAGGCCGCGCGCAAGGCCGGCAAGATCGGCAAGGGGATCGATGCCCTCGTGTTCGTGACGAACGCGCCGGAGGAGCAGTGGCGCCCGCTCCTCACCGCCAAGGGCGAGACGCTGCTCGCCACGCTCTTCAACGTGTCCGGCGTACGCCTCGCCGGCGCCCCGCCCGCCGGCCAGGCCACCGCCTTCGAGAGCGCGGAGATCCCCGGCCTCGCGCTCGCGGTGGTGCCCGCGAAGGCGCTGGGCTGGAAGAAGTGCGAGCGCTGCTGGCTCTGGACGGCCCGCGTCGGCGAGGATGCCGACCACCCCACGCTGTGCGAGCGCTGCGCGCCGGTGGTTCGAAGCCTGCGATAG
- the lspA gene encoding signal peptidase II, producing the protein MRSISLLAAAILVADQITKWWALHGLRFGEAVPVIPGVFSLTLVMNPGLAFGMLGGVPEGFRWMVGLLSIGAVVLLAVIAARLLPTGGAWTRLALGLIFGGAAGNLIDRLRFGAVVDYLDFYWGAYHWPAFNVADSAITVGVTILAFRMLVDSPKAG; encoded by the coding sequence ATGCGGTCGATCTCCCTCCTGGCCGCGGCGATCCTCGTCGCCGACCAGATCACGAAGTGGTGGGCGCTGCACGGCCTCCGCTTCGGCGAGGCGGTGCCGGTGATCCCGGGCGTCTTCTCCCTCACGCTCGTCATGAATCCCGGCCTTGCCTTCGGCATGCTCGGCGGGGTGCCTGAGGGCTTCCGCTGGATGGTGGGGCTCCTGTCCATCGGGGCGGTGGTGCTCCTCGCCGTGATCGCCGCGCGGCTCCTACCCACCGGCGGGGCGTGGACACGCCTCGCGCTCGGCCTGATCTTCGGGGGCGCCGCCGGCAACCTGATCGACCGGCTCCGCTTCGGTGCCGTGGTCGACTACCTCGACTTCTACTGGGGTGCCTACCACTGGCCGGCCTTCAACGTGGCGGACTCCGCCATCACCGTCGGCGTGACCATTCTCGCCTTCCGGATGCTGGTGGACTCGCCCAAGGCCGGATGA